A window of the Trichoderma asperellum chromosome 4, complete sequence genome harbors these coding sequences:
- a CDS encoding uncharacterized protein (EggNog:ENOG41~TransMembrane:16 (i12-33o39-58i79-101o113-134i219-237o243-265i277-294o314-336i414-434o440-461i492-510o530-548i560-577o589-607i619-645o657-678i)), producing MASPSPQGRSFTVRGVAAGLGVGTVICSANMYFGLQTGWVSIMSMPASLMGFAVFKLLKPHLQFPFTPVENVLVQSVAGGMAIMPLGCGFVGVIPAMNYLLGTDEQGPLSLSMWQLIIWSIGLCYFGVVFAVPLRHQVIIRERLRFPSGFSTAVLIRVLHGRGQGSSAQELDAAAKGGFASLADRDDDDPLLVNETSSNVADEEPELSKDVDWAYNMKLLLLSFLVSGIFTICNYFLPILRDLPIFGTVAASTWLWTLNPSLAYVGQGIIMGTETTLHMTLGAVVGWGILSPLAKKKGWAPGPVDDWENGSKGWIVWVSLAIMLVDAVVSLAYVALRPILATHAPRALTVLRERFQQSRIAALFGRSHQYSPIPHGEEDQDEPAILDDDQASIASNEDAGLDDGPAEQQVSTRIVTWGLLASVLLCILTTRIVFGDLVPLYAVVTAVLMALVLSIMGVRALGETDLNPVSGISKLAQLFFALIIPQSHKSSVLINLVAGAISEAGALQAGDLMQDLKTGHLLGAAPKAQFWGQIIGATCGALFSAFAYRIYTAVYEIPGKLFQVPTAYVWIFTARLVTGQGLPYMAKEWATGAGVLFALTTLARTLSVGTRWRSLIPGGIAVAVGMYNVPSFTLARAIGGIFSWYWLSVRKRSTTPLIIIASGFILGEGFLSIVNLWLQALKVPHY from the exons ATGGCTTCTCCATCCCCCCAGGGCCGCAGCTTCACCGTGCGCGGTGTCGCGGCCGGCCTTGGCGTTGGCACCGTGATATGCTCTGCCAACATGTACTTCGGCCTCCAGACGGGCTGGGTGTCCATCATGTCTATGCCGGCAAGCTTGATGGGCTTTGCCGtcttcaagctgctgaagccTCACCTGCAATTCCCCTTCACCCCGGTTGAGAATGTGTTGGTGCAGAGCGTTGCGGGCGGCATGGCCATCATGCCTCTTGGTTGCGGCTTTGTCGGTGTC ATTCCGGCAATGAACTACTTGCTGGGCACCGATGAACAAGGGCCCTTGTCATTGAGCATGTGGCAGCTCATCATCTGGTCCATCGGCCTCTGTTATTTTGGAGTTGTCTTTGCCGTTCCCTT GCGCCACCAGGTTATCATTAGAGAACGCCTTAGGTTTCCCAGCGGCTTCAGCACTGCCGTGCTCATTCGCGTTCTCCAcggccgaggccaaggctcTTCTGCCCAGGAActcgatgccgccgccaagggGGGATTTGCCAGCCTTGCAGATAGAGATGACGACGATCCTCTGTTAGTTAATGAGACCAGTTCCAACGTAGCAGACGAGGAGCCAGAGCTATCAAAGGACGTGGACTGGGCATACAACATGAAGCTCCTACTGCTCAGTTTTCTAGTTTCCGGCATCTTCACCATTTGCAACTATTTCCTGCCTATTTTGAGAGATCTTCCCATATTTGGCACTGTTGCGGCCTCTACTTGGCTTTGGACCCTGAACCCAAGTCTCGCATATGTCGGACAGGGCATCATTATGGGGACTGAGACAACACTTCACATGACCCTCGGCGCAGTTGTCGGCTGGGGTATTTTGAGTCCTCTGgccaaaaagaagggttGGGCCCCTGGACCGGTGGATGATTGGGAAAATGGCAGCAAAGGCTGGATTGTTTGGGTGTCGCTGGCCATTATGCTCGTTGATGCCGTTGTAAGTCTGGCTTACGTTGCTCTTCGCCCCATTCTCGCAACCCACGCTCCGAGGGCTTTAACTGTGTTGCGAGAACGGTTCCAACAATCTAGGATCGCCGCTTTGTTCGGGAGAAGTCATCAGTACTCTCCAATCCCTCATGGAGAGGAGGATCAGGACGAGCCAGCAATTCTCGATGATGACCAGGCTTCCATCGCCTCGAACGAGGATGCTGGTCTGGATGACGGTCCAGCTGAGCAGCAAGTTAGCACTCGGATTGTCACATGGGGTCTTCTCGCATCTGTTTTGCTCTGTATTCTTACAACGCGCATCGTGTTTGGCGACTTGGTACCCCTTTACGCGGTTGTCACTGCTGTTCTCATGGCTCTGGTCCTGAGTATCATGGGCGTCAGAGCCCTTGGAGAGACTGACCTCAACCCCGTTTCTGGCATAAGCAAACTTGCGCAGCTGTTCTTTGCTCTGATCATCCCGCAGTCCCACAAGTCCAGCGTTCTCATCAATTTGGTCGCAGGTGCTATT TCTGAAGCT GGTGCATTGCAGGCTGGAGACTTGATGCAAGATCTCAAGACCGGCCACCTGCTTGGAGCTGCCCCCAAGGCGCAATTTTGGGGACAAATCATAGGTGCTACCTGTGGCGCGCTGTTCAGTGCTTTTGCGTATCGTATCTACACGGC AGTATACGAGATCCCCGGCAAGCTTTTCCAAGTTCCAACGGCCTACGTTTGGATATTCACTGCCAGACTTGTAACTGGACAAGGCTTGCCGTACATGGCCAAAGAATGGGCAACTGGAGCCGGTGTTCTCTTTGCTCTCACTACCCTGGCGCGAACCTTGTCCGTTGGGACGCGATGGCGTTCGCTGATCCCAGGTGGCATTGCCGTGGCAGTCG GCATGTACAACGTGCCCTCATTTACCTTGGCTCGAGCCATTGGAGGAATCTTTAGCTGGTACTGGCTGAGCGTACGAAAACGGTCGACCACGCcactcatcatcattgcaTCG GGCTTTATTTTGGGAGAAGGATTCCTGAGCATTGTGAACTTATGGCTGCAGGCTCTAAAAGTGCCTCACTATTAG